The following coding sequences are from one uncultured Desulfobacter sp. window:
- a CDS encoding RluA family pseudouridine synthase translates to MKKKIKIIEHGQGWICVEKPGGVSVHNDPGRDIMSGLQKSLGPGTTKILQPVHRLDKETSGLLLVATSKESLTDLSALFAEGKVTKRYKALVHGHFDQEQGDWDTPLTKSAAGRTEPRGRGKRVKALTRYRVEDQSLHYTLLDIELFTGRKHQIRRHAKLAGHPVVGDPRYGSPRALEFLKTQKQFGAMGLHAYYLKFKDKGRTVTLELPDLPPEVERLFEADKT, encoded by the coding sequence ATGAAAAAGAAAATTAAAATCATAGAACACGGACAAGGCTGGATCTGTGTAGAAAAACCCGGAGGAGTCAGTGTCCATAACGATCCGGGCAGGGATATCATGTCGGGCCTTCAAAAAAGCCTTGGCCCCGGCACCACGAAGATACTTCAGCCTGTCCACCGCCTGGACAAGGAGACCTCGGGGCTTCTCCTTGTGGCCACGTCCAAAGAGAGCCTGACCGATCTATCGGCCCTTTTTGCGGAAGGCAAGGTGACAAAACGCTACAAGGCACTGGTCCACGGCCATTTTGATCAGGAACAGGGAGACTGGGACACCCCCCTGACAAAATCCGCAGCCGGCAGAACCGAGCCCCGGGGCCGGGGAAAACGGGTCAAGGCCCTGACCCGCTACAGGGTCGAGGACCAGTCCCTCCATTATACCCTTCTGGACATTGAATTGTTCACCGGCCGCAAACACCAGATCCGGCGCCACGCCAAACTGGCAGGGCATCCGGTCGTGGGCGATCCCCGATACGGCTCCCCCCGAGCCCTTGAATTCTTAAAAACCCAAAAACAGTTCGGCGCCATGGGCCTGCACGCCTATTACCTCAAATTCAAGGATAAGGGCAGGACCGTCACCCTTGAGCTGCCGGATCTGCCTCCGGAAGTTGAAAGACTGTTTGAAGCGGACAAAACATAG
- a CDS encoding FAD-linked oxidase C-terminal domain-containing protein encodes MIDPDAIDSLKKIVGKERCFDSPEQLACYCYDAYFEEAMPDLVLFPCTRDEVSGILKICAANKIPVTARGAGTSVCGASIPAKGGVVLCFSKMNRIIEINTKDRYVIVEPGVINADLQRALAPFGFFYPPDPGSMAVSTIGGNVAQNAGGPRCLKYGVTVDYVLGMEVVLASGKVVRFGSRNVKDVTGYRLSSLFCGSEGTLGMVTSVILKVLPQPESVSTLLVTFDDLDNTANAVADIIGAGILPVALELMDKTTIRTVEDNAHIGLPVDAEGTLLIEVDGVKEACDKEIKKIAEKLEANGAVGIDIAKTQEEREKLWEARRSVYGVFAKLSASLYTEDIVVPAGKIPEMTRRIVAIGEKYKLLVGVMAHAGDGNMHPMIPGDKANKDEWARVKKAFDEIMAAAASLNGSLSGEHGIGLAKTEYLPLVMDEDTIEFMGVIKKAVDPDGILNPGKFV; translated from the coding sequence ATGATCGACCCAGATGCCATAGACAGCCTCAAAAAAATCGTGGGTAAGGAAAGGTGTTTCGATTCCCCCGAACAACTGGCCTGTTATTGTTATGATGCCTATTTTGAAGAGGCCATGCCCGACCTGGTTCTGTTTCCCTGTACCCGGGATGAGGTGTCCGGCATTTTAAAAATATGTGCTGCCAACAAAATTCCGGTAACCGCACGGGGGGCGGGTACGTCAGTATGCGGGGCCAGCATTCCGGCCAAGGGCGGTGTGGTCTTGTGCTTTTCGAAAATGAACCGGATTATTGAGATCAATACCAAGGACCGGTATGTGATTGTTGAACCCGGTGTTATTAATGCCGACCTTCAAAGGGCCCTGGCCCCGTTCGGTTTCTTTTATCCCCCGGACCCCGGCTCCATGGCTGTCTCCACCATAGGCGGCAATGTGGCCCAGAATGCCGGCGGCCCCAGGTGTCTTAAATATGGGGTGACGGTGGATTATGTTTTGGGCATGGAGGTGGTGCTGGCGTCGGGTAAGGTGGTGCGTTTCGGCAGCCGCAATGTCAAGGATGTCACCGGCTACCGTCTCTCCAGCCTGTTCTGTGGGTCCGAAGGTACTTTGGGCATGGTTACCTCGGTGATCCTCAAGGTTCTGCCCCAGCCCGAAAGCGTCTCCACGCTGCTTGTCACCTTTGATGATCTGGATAATACGGCAAATGCCGTGGCCGATATCATTGGTGCCGGTATCTTACCGGTGGCATTGGAGCTGATGGACAAGACCACCATTCGGACCGTTGAAGATAATGCCCATATCGGGCTGCCGGTGGATGCCGAAGGCACCTTGCTCATTGAAGTGGACGGGGTGAAAGAAGCGTGTGACAAAGAGATCAAAAAAATCGCCGAAAAGCTTGAGGCCAACGGGGCTGTGGGCATCGATATTGCCAAGACCCAAGAAGAACGTGAAAAACTCTGGGAGGCAAGGCGTTCGGTATATGGGGTGTTTGCCAAGCTTTCAGCCAGTCTCTACACCGAAGATATTGTGGTGCCCGCCGGCAAAATTCCGGAGATGACCCGAAGGATCGTGGCGATTGGCGAAAAATATAAGCTGCTTGTGGGGGTGATGGCCCATGCCGGCGACGGCAACATGCACCCGATGATTCCGGGAGATAAGGCCAATAAAGATGAGTGGGCCCGGGTGAAAAAAGCATTTGACGAGATTATGGCGGCAGCCGCCTCCCTGAACGGTTCCCTGTCCGGTGAGCACGGCATCGGCCTTGCCAAGACCGAATATCTGCCCTTGGTTATGGATGAAGATACCATTGAGTTCATGGGGGTCATTAAAAAAGCAGTGGATCCGGACGGTATCCTGAATCCCGGGAAGTTTGTGTAA
- a CDS encoding (Fe-S)-binding protein, translating into MADSSYGQNCNRCGFCLSVCPTYQAQGTEDASPRARIQLIDFFADHKVDSSEKLQEIISKCLMCGSCANICPSGINHPERYVRMREQMIRDHGDRPEIKSLVYLLAKESRIRMAAGAAKMAQKIVPKVFAQKYKLGNIALKQFPVLNKEPFRSAARTQMGKRSEQTSNAVSDLKYGRVVYFTGCATNYLFDDTGFAVLDILAHMGLEVIIPGSQTCCGIPMLYHGGREKMEKNITANLACLDVPGIDAVIVDCPTCGSALKNEYPGLAKAFGLDQDRANRVAANVVDISTFIMAHAGPDDFAQTGEAVRVTYHQPCHLRNHMPTPASAQALLNVLKGVEYTPAPDMDACCGGGGTFFYEYPDVSKGIAAKKVANAKATGADLWVTDCPVCRINLGGYLDEPAGLTVINPARLAAQSLTNSKGPTDNS; encoded by the coding sequence ATGGCTGATTCTTCATATGGACAAAATTGCAACCGGTGCGGGTTCTGCCTGTCTGTGTGCCCGACATACCAGGCCCAGGGCACCGAGGATGCGTCCCCCAGGGCCCGGATACAGCTCATTGATTTTTTTGCGGACCATAAGGTTGACTCTTCTGAAAAGCTCCAGGAGATCATATCCAAATGTTTGATGTGCGGCAGTTGCGCAAATATCTGCCCTTCGGGCATCAACCATCCCGAACGTTATGTGCGCATGCGCGAACAGATGATCCGGGACCACGGCGATCGACCCGAGATCAAGAGCCTGGTCTATCTTCTGGCAAAGGAGTCCCGAATCCGGATGGCGGCCGGTGCGGCCAAGATGGCCCAGAAGATTGTACCCAAGGTGTTTGCCCAAAAATACAAACTGGGCAACATTGCCTTAAAACAGTTTCCTGTATTGAATAAAGAACCGTTCAGGTCCGCTGCACGGACACAGATGGGAAAAAGGTCCGAGCAGACGTCCAACGCAGTGTCGGATCTGAAATATGGCCGGGTGGTCTATTTTACAGGCTGTGCCACCAACTATCTTTTTGATGATACCGGGTTTGCCGTCCTGGATATTTTGGCGCACATGGGACTTGAGGTGATTATTCCCGGGTCACAGACCTGCTGCGGCATCCCCATGCTTTATCACGGCGGCCGGGAAAAGATGGAAAAAAATATCACCGCCAATCTGGCCTGTTTGGATGTCCCGGGAATTGATGCCGTCATCGTGGACTGCCCCACCTGCGGTTCCGCCTTGAAAAATGAGTACCCCGGGCTTGCAAAGGCGTTCGGTCTGGACCAGGATCGGGCGAATCGTGTGGCGGCAAACGTGGTGGATATCAGCACCTTTATCATGGCCCATGCCGGGCCTGACGACTTTGCACAAACCGGTGAGGCGGTGCGCGTCACCTATCACCAGCCCTGCCATCTGCGAAATCATATGCCTACCCCGGCAAGCGCCCAGGCGCTTTTGAATGTACTCAAGGGTGTTGAATATACCCCGGCGCCGGATATGGATGCCTGCTGTGGCGGTGGCGGTACGTTTTTCTACGAATACCCGGATGTGTCAAAGGGCATAGCAGCCAAAAAGGTGGCCAATGCCAAAGCCACAGGGGCGGATCTTTGGGTGACCGATTGTCCGGTATGCCGGATCAACCTGGGCGGCTATCTTGATGAACCTGCGGGTCTGACCGTGATCAACCCGGCGCGTCTTGCCGCCCAATCCTTGACAAATTCAAAGGGTCCAACGGATAATTCATAA
- the hcp gene encoding hydroxylamine reductase has protein sequence MFCFQCQETAKNQGCTINGMCGKKGSTANLQDLLIYNLKGIAVLAQAAKEAGMDVPAANGQFIAEGLFTTITNVNFNDENLIAWITRAQAVKKRLFDSVKDTVGSDLHDCTTWFSDDTSVFAAKAEAVGVLSTENEDVRSLRELLVIGLKGICAYAEHAAVLGVTKDEIWDFLYEALTSTTRDMGVDQMVAMVMKAGEIAVTTMAALDQANTQAYGNPEITQVNIGVGTNPGILISGHDLKDMEELLEQTKGTGVDVYTHGEMLPANYYPAFKKYDHLKGNYGGSWWHQNEDFETFNGPILMTTNCIIPIKKKNTYQDRLYTTGVVSYPDTTHIPDRADGGAKDFSKIVALAKTCPAPTEIETGTIVGGFAHNQVLAMADKVVEAVKSGAIKHFIVMAGCDGRNKDRDYFTQVAEKLPKDTVILTAGCAKYRYNKLDLGDIGGIPRVLDAGQCNDCYSLAVIAMKLRDAFGLDHINDLPLSFDIGWYEQKAVAVLLALLHLGVKGIRLGPTLPAFVSPTVLNVLVENFDIKPIGDVDEDIQAMMSGK, from the coding sequence ATGTTTTGTTTTCAATGTCAGGAAACCGCGAAAAACCAGGGATGCACCATTAATGGGATGTGTGGGAAAAAAGGCAGTACGGCAAATCTTCAGGATCTGTTGATCTATAATTTAAAAGGGATCGCCGTTCTTGCGCAAGCTGCAAAAGAGGCTGGTATGGATGTCCCTGCGGCCAATGGTCAATTTATCGCCGAAGGGTTGTTTACGACCATTACAAATGTCAACTTTAATGATGAAAACCTTATTGCCTGGATTACCCGTGCCCAGGCAGTTAAAAAGAGACTGTTTGATAGCGTTAAAGATACGGTGGGATCGGATCTTCACGATTGTACGACCTGGTTTTCAGATGATACGTCGGTATTTGCCGCCAAAGCCGAAGCCGTTGGCGTTCTTTCAACCGAAAATGAAGATGTCCGATCTCTTCGCGAGCTTCTGGTCATAGGCCTGAAAGGGATCTGTGCCTATGCGGAGCATGCTGCTGTGCTTGGTGTCACCAAAGATGAGATCTGGGATTTTCTGTATGAGGCGTTAACCTCGACCACCCGGGACATGGGTGTTGATCAGATGGTCGCCATGGTCATGAAAGCCGGTGAAATCGCCGTGACCACAATGGCGGCGCTGGACCAGGCCAATACCCAGGCCTACGGCAATCCTGAGATCACGCAAGTCAATATCGGTGTGGGGACAAACCCCGGTATTTTGATTTCCGGCCACGACCTGAAAGATATGGAAGAGCTGCTGGAACAGACCAAAGGGACGGGCGTTGATGTCTACACCCACGGCGAAATGCTGCCGGCCAATTATTATCCTGCATTTAAAAAATACGATCACCTAAAAGGCAATTACGGTGGTTCCTGGTGGCATCAGAATGAGGATTTTGAAACCTTTAACGGACCTATTTTGATGACCACCAACTGCATTATTCCCATTAAAAAGAAAAACACCTACCAGGACAGACTTTATACCACCGGCGTTGTCTCCTATCCGGACACCACCCATATTCCGGACAGAGCAGACGGCGGTGCCAAGGATTTTTCAAAGATTGTGGCACTTGCAAAGACCTGTCCGGCACCGACCGAAATAGAGACAGGTACAATCGTTGGCGGATTTGCACACAATCAGGTCCTGGCTATGGCCGATAAAGTTGTGGAAGCTGTTAAATCCGGTGCGATTAAACATTTTATCGTCATGGCCGGGTGCGACGGGCGCAACAAAGACAGGGACTATTTTACCCAGGTGGCTGAAAAATTACCCAAAGACACCGTGATTCTCACCGCCGGATGTGCCAAATACAGGTACAATAAACTCGATCTGGGCGATATCGGCGGAATTCCAAGGGTGCTGGACGCAGGACAGTGCAATGACTGTTACTCCCTGGCTGTGATTGCCATGAAGCTGCGGGATGCATTTGGGCTGGATCACATTAATGACCTGCCGCTCTCCTTTGATATCGGCTGGTATGAACAAAAGGCCGTGGCGGTTCTGCTGGCGTTGCTGCACCTGGGGGTTAAGGGCATTCGGTTGGGGCCCACCCTGCCTGCTTTTGTTTCGCCCACGGTGTTGAATGTATTGGTAGAAAATTTCGATATCAAACCTATAGGTGATGTTGACGAAGATATCCAAGCCATGATGTCAGGCAAATAG
- a CDS encoding DUF2092 domain-containing protein, with amino-acid sequence MRKFFEGSLKLTWCVVFVAVCCCAVPMAAKAAGSADRDAQTDGIQYENLIEDEAVQALYTMSSYLRILKVFEMKSTFFQDEVLVTGQKVLISGESTTLIRLPDKYLAKVKIDERKKDFEVYFDGRNFTLYGKNHQFYVTSPAPGTVRDLVFKTFAEKGIELPLQDIFLWGTSPADKEALESAFSVGTTTMDGKPCTHYAYSQDGVDWQVWIADGEAPLPLQVVITTTSDTSQPQYTARLSWDLNPSASDDLFVFTPPKGARAIEFMPAENADARE; translated from the coding sequence ATGAGAAAATTTTTTGAGGGCTCTTTGAAGTTAACATGGTGTGTGGTGTTCGTCGCTGTGTGCTGCTGTGCAGTTCCCATGGCAGCCAAGGCTGCCGGGTCTGCTGATCGGGATGCGCAGACCGATGGAATTCAATATGAAAATCTCATCGAAGACGAGGCTGTCCAGGCACTTTATACCATGAGCAGCTACCTTCGGATCTTGAAGGTTTTTGAAATGAAATCCACCTTTTTTCAGGATGAGGTGCTGGTCACAGGCCAGAAGGTGCTGATCAGCGGGGAAAGCACAACATTGATTCGGCTGCCGGACAAATATTTGGCCAAAGTAAAAATAGATGAGAGAAAAAAGGATTTCGAGGTTTATTTCGACGGCCGCAATTTTACATTGTACGGTAAGAATCATCAGTTCTACGTAACCTCTCCAGCCCCCGGTACGGTGCGGGATCTGGTATTTAAGACCTTTGCGGAAAAAGGCATTGAACTGCCGCTGCAGGATATTTTTCTTTGGGGAACAAGCCCTGCCGATAAAGAGGCTTTGGAATCCGCCTTTAGTGTCGGCACCACGACCATGGACGGCAAGCCTTGCACCCATTATGCTTACAGCCAGGACGGTGTGGACTGGCAGGTGTGGATTGCAGATGGTGAGGCGCCTTTGCCCCTGCAGGTGGTGATCACAACCACCAGCGATACGTCACAGCCCCAGTATACTGCCCGCCTCAGCTGGGATTTGAATCCATCTGCTTCAGATGATCTGTTCGTATTCACGCCCCCCAAAGGGGCACGTGCCATTGAATTTATGCCTGCTGAAAACGCAGATGCCCGGGAATAA